In Micromonospora sp. WMMD980, the following are encoded in one genomic region:
- a CDS encoding putative peptidoglycan glycosyltransferase FtsW has translation MAALRGLLARPLASYYLLLSSAGLLLLIGLTMVFSATSVRDYVQEDDAAASLTKQAVFAVIGVGAFWACQRLPARTFRAVSRPVLGVAVVLLLLLNLLVALESLFGVASIGPLKGQLLSLSLGPISLQPAEVAKFALVLWGAHVLARKGAALGWWRELATPLFPVVGLLFVLVGYNDLGSMLCLLALVVGLLWAAGVRGRVFASLSAIGLLGVGLLVAVASLGAGSGSRDADNYRLGRLTMWLDPPSPQTCFDQQLANCYQLIQARYAIGNGGWFGVGLGQSSFKYGWLPEAHNDFIFAIVAEELGVVGCAVILVLFAVLAYTGMRIARRVEDPFRRLAAAGVTAWLVGQAVINIGGVTGLLPLTGVPLPFISDGGSALVVTLAAIGMLASFARAEPDAARALHARPPARWVRLVWAPLPPLPGRRRRPAPPPADRGSVPRSRQRRQDDQAAARGVRSDRTRAGSASERRR, from the coding sequence CTGGCCGCGCTGCGCGGCCTGCTGGCCCGACCGCTGGCCTCCTACTACCTGCTGCTCTCCAGCGCCGGCCTGCTGCTGCTGATCGGCCTCACCATGGTCTTCTCCGCGACCAGCGTGCGCGACTACGTGCAGGAGGACGACGCGGCGGCCTCGCTGACCAAGCAGGCCGTGTTCGCGGTGATCGGGGTGGGCGCGTTCTGGGCCTGTCAGCGGCTGCCCGCGCGCACCTTCCGGGCGGTGAGCCGCCCGGTGCTCGGCGTGGCGGTGGTGCTGCTGCTCCTGCTCAACCTGCTGGTCGCGTTGGAATCGCTGTTCGGGGTGGCGTCCATCGGGCCGTTGAAGGGCCAACTCCTCTCGCTCTCCCTCGGCCCGATCTCGCTCCAGCCGGCCGAGGTGGCCAAGTTCGCGCTGGTGCTGTGGGGCGCGCACGTGCTGGCCCGCAAGGGCGCCGCGCTGGGCTGGTGGCGGGAGCTGGCCACGCCGCTGTTCCCGGTGGTCGGCCTGCTCTTCGTGCTGGTCGGCTACAACGACCTGGGCAGCATGCTCTGCCTGCTGGCGCTGGTGGTGGGCCTGCTCTGGGCGGCCGGCGTGCGGGGCCGGGTCTTCGCCTCGCTCTCCGCGATCGGCCTGCTCGGCGTCGGCCTGCTGGTCGCGGTGGCCTCGCTCGGCGCCGGTTCGGGCTCCCGCGACGCCGACAACTACCGGCTGGGCCGGCTGACCATGTGGCTCGACCCGCCGTCGCCGCAGACCTGCTTCGACCAGCAGTTGGCGAACTGCTACCAGCTCATCCAGGCCCGCTACGCGATCGGCAACGGCGGCTGGTTCGGCGTCGGCCTGGGCCAGAGCAGCTTCAAGTACGGCTGGCTGCCCGAGGCGCACAACGACTTCATCTTCGCCATCGTCGCCGAGGAGTTGGGCGTGGTGGGCTGCGCCGTGATCCTGGTGCTCTTCGCCGTGCTCGCCTACACCGGCATGCGGATCGCCCGCCGGGTGGAGGACCCGTTCCGTCGCCTCGCCGCCGCCGGCGTGACCGCCTGGCTGGTCGGTCAGGCCGTCATCAACATCGGTGGCGTCACCGGGTTGCTGCCGCTCACCGGCGTACCGTTGCCGTTCATCTCCGACGGCGGCAGCGCCCTGGTGGTGACGCTGGCCGCGATCGGCATGCTCGCCTCCTTCGCCCGCGCCGAGCCGGACGCGGCCCGGGCCCTGCACGCCCGTCCGCCGGCCCGATGGGTCCGGCTAGTGTGGGCCCCGTTGCCGCCGCTTCCCGGCCGGCGCCGCCGACCGGCGCCGCCCCCGGCGGACCGAGGTTCCGTGCCCCGGTCCCGCCAGCGTCGGCAGGACGATCAGGCCGCGGCCCGCGGCGTCCGGTCCGACCGGACGCGCGCCGGCTCGGCGAGCGAGAGGAGACGCTGA
- the murG gene encoding undecaprenyldiphospho-muramoylpentapeptide beta-N-acetylglucosaminyltransferase has translation MGPLRSVVLCGGGTGGHIYPLLAFADCLRRHDPSVRITCLGTPKGLENELIPPAGYDLRQIPAYQLPRSVNMSLVRTPDRMWKAARAAGKVIDEVQADAVVGFGGYVSVPGYLAAWRRDLPIVIHEVNVPPGVANRLGMKFTKNVAVGFPHQPAQAEALRDARVVGVPLRRGIAGLDRAALRDAARAHFGLRPDLPVLFVAGGSQGARSINLAVSGAAKELARNGVQVLHVIGARNEPVSVPTDLPVPYVTLPYLSEMELGYAAADLMLGRGGAMTCAEVAAIGLPTVYVPYPHSNQEQKRNALPVVEAGGGLLVDDAEVTPAWVEHTVIPLIRDPQRLWAMSHAAAGYGRRDGDVALLNFVYEAVSR, from the coding sequence ATGGGTCCGCTGCGTTCGGTGGTGCTCTGCGGAGGGGGCACGGGCGGGCACATCTACCCGCTGCTCGCCTTCGCCGACTGCCTGCGCCGACACGACCCGAGCGTCCGCATCACCTGCCTGGGCACACCGAAGGGGCTGGAGAACGAGCTGATCCCGCCGGCCGGCTACGACCTGCGGCAGATCCCGGCCTACCAGCTGCCCCGGTCGGTCAACATGAGCCTGGTGCGCACCCCGGACCGGATGTGGAAGGCGGCCCGCGCGGCGGGCAAGGTGATCGACGAGGTCCAGGCCGACGCCGTGGTCGGCTTCGGCGGGTACGTCTCGGTGCCCGGCTACCTTGCCGCGTGGCGTCGCGACCTGCCGATCGTCATCCACGAGGTGAACGTGCCGCCCGGGGTGGCCAACCGGCTCGGGATGAAGTTCACCAAGAACGTCGCGGTGGGCTTCCCGCACCAGCCGGCGCAGGCCGAGGCGCTGCGCGACGCCCGGGTGGTCGGGGTGCCGCTGCGCCGGGGCATCGCCGGCCTGGACCGCGCCGCGCTGCGCGACGCCGCCCGGGCGCACTTCGGGCTCCGTCCCGACCTGCCGGTGCTCTTCGTGGCCGGCGGCTCGCAGGGCGCCCGCTCGATCAACCTGGCCGTCTCCGGCGCCGCCAAGGAGTTGGCCCGCAACGGCGTGCAGGTGCTGCACGTGATCGGCGCCCGCAACGAACCGGTCTCGGTCCCCACCGACCTGCCCGTGCCGTACGTGACGCTGCCCTATCTGTCCGAGATGGAGCTGGGCTACGCGGCGGCCGACCTGATGCTGGGCCGGGGCGGCGCGATGACCTGCGCCGAGGTGGCCGCGATCGGCCTGCCCACGGTCTACGTGCCCTACCCGCACAGCAACCAGGAGCAGAAGCGCAACGCGCTGCCGGTGGTGGAGGCCGGCGGCGGGCTGCTGGTCGACGACGCCGAGGTGACCCCGGCCTGGGTGGAGCACACGGTGATCCCGCTCATCCGCGACCCGCAGCGGCTCTGGGCGATGAGCCACGCCGCCGCCGGCTACGGCCGTCGCGACGGCGACGTGGCCCTGCTGAACTTCGTCTACGAGGCGGTGTCCCGCTGA
- the murC gene encoding UDP-N-acetylmuramate--L-alanine ligase, giving the protein MNTAQFTPAGTTTAEDLGRIHLIGVGGVGMAGLARLFLTRGLPVSGSELREWPSLAGLRALGGTIHSTHEAANLDGVDTVVYSSAIPQDHLELVEARRRGLRVLHRSEALAAAMTGRRTVAVAGTHGKTSTTSMVTMVLQQAGADPSFVIGGEISEVGSGAHHGTGEHFVVEADESDRSFLIYRPYLSIITNVEADHLNTYGDLATLEAAFAEFARLTDPAGFVVTCADDAGGRRLAEALRAEGRRVWTYGESADADLRMSDVTSSARGVRYLAEIEGRSLGEIRLPIPGRHMALNSAAAVLAAYLLELPVSAAEAALGAFPGVRRRFERKGVADGVLVYDEYAYHPTSMTLALQTLREVAGDGRLIVVFQPYRLYRTRDLQAEIAAALGIADELVLLEVFGPGELRKPGEGSAALIEEVPLPAERKVFVDAWDDVPTEVARRARAGDVVVTMGAPPISLMGDQLLDALLARSGGAAALGVGPDGAATTAG; this is encoded by the coding sequence ATGAACACCGCGCAGTTCACGCCCGCCGGCACGACGACCGCGGAGGACCTGGGTCGGATCCACCTGATCGGGGTGGGTGGTGTCGGGATGGCCGGGCTGGCCCGGCTCTTCCTCACCCGTGGCCTGCCGGTCTCCGGCAGCGAGCTGCGGGAGTGGCCGTCCCTGGCCGGCCTGCGGGCGCTGGGCGGGACGATCCACTCCACCCACGAGGCGGCCAACCTGGACGGCGTGGACACGGTCGTCTACTCCAGCGCCATCCCGCAGGACCACCTGGAGCTGGTCGAGGCGCGCCGGCGGGGCCTGCGGGTGCTGCACCGCTCCGAGGCGCTCGCCGCCGCGATGACCGGTCGCCGCACGGTGGCGGTGGCCGGCACGCACGGCAAGACGTCCACCACGTCGATGGTCACCATGGTGCTCCAGCAGGCCGGCGCCGATCCGTCCTTCGTCATCGGCGGCGAGATCTCCGAGGTCGGTTCCGGCGCGCACCACGGCACCGGCGAGCACTTCGTGGTCGAGGCGGACGAGAGCGACCGCTCGTTCCTCATCTACCGGCCGTACCTGTCGATCATCACGAACGTCGAGGCGGACCACCTCAACACCTATGGCGACCTGGCCACCCTGGAGGCGGCGTTCGCCGAGTTCGCCCGGCTCACCGACCCGGCGGGCTTCGTCGTCACCTGCGCCGACGACGCGGGCGGGCGGCGGCTGGCCGAGGCGCTGCGGGCCGAGGGCCGCCGGGTCTGGACGTACGGCGAGTCCGCCGACGCGGACCTGCGGATGAGCGACGTCACCTCGTCGGCGCGGGGCGTGCGCTACCTGGCCGAGATCGAGGGCCGGTCGTTGGGCGAGATCCGGCTGCCGATCCCGGGCCGGCACATGGCGCTCAACAGCGCCGCCGCCGTGCTCGCCGCGTACCTCCTGGAGCTGCCGGTGTCGGCGGCGGAGGCGGCGCTCGGCGCGTTCCCCGGCGTGCGCCGACGGTTCGAGCGCAAGGGCGTCGCGGACGGCGTGCTGGTCTACGACGAGTACGCCTACCACCCGACGTCGATGACGCTGGCGCTGCAGACGCTGCGCGAGGTGGCCGGTGACGGCCGGCTGATCGTGGTCTTCCAGCCCTACCGGCTCTACCGGACCCGGGACCTGCAGGCGGAGATCGCCGCCGCGCTCGGCATCGCCGACGAGCTGGTGCTGCTGGAGGTCTTCGGCCCCGGTGAGCTGCGCAAGCCGGGCGAGGGGTCGGCCGCGCTGATCGAGGAGGTGCCGCTGCCGGCGGAGCGGAAGGTCTTCGTCGACGCGTGGGACGACGTGCCAACCGAGGTGGCCCGCCGGGCCCGCGCCGGCGACGTGGTGGTGACCATGGGCGCGCCGCCGATCTCGCTGATGGGTGACCAACTGTTGGACGCCCTGCTGGCCCGTTCCGGTGGGGCGGCGGCCCTGGGCGTCGGCCCGGACGGCGCGGCGACCACCGCCGGATGA
- a CDS encoding FtsQ-type POTRA domain-containing protein, producing MSPGPARGRTPGQDGGAGRRSPVRRWQLVRAGADAVPPSTRRFMARARQRRMRAALPWAVAAAVVAVAALVAWTVLGTGLFGVREVRVVGARLVTPVEIRDAAAVPDDTPLARVDLAATARRVGTLPPVARATVERDWPGALVIRVVERVPVAAVPQGGRFAVVDAAGVVFQRVDRVSEGLPLVRVAAPGPDDPGTRAGLAVLAALGDRLRAELVAVDVAGLARITLLLRGEREVFWGDASRSADKSTVATALLPRRADRIDVSAPDVVTFR from the coding sequence ATGAGTCCCGGCCCGGCCCGCGGCCGCACCCCCGGCCAGGACGGCGGGGCGGGGCGGCGCAGTCCGGTCCGGCGCTGGCAGCTGGTGCGGGCCGGCGCGGACGCCGTGCCGCCGTCGACCCGCCGCTTCATGGCCCGGGCCCGGCAGCGGCGGATGCGGGCCGCGTTGCCCTGGGCGGTGGCCGCGGCCGTGGTCGCGGTCGCCGCGTTGGTGGCCTGGACGGTGCTCGGCACCGGCCTGTTCGGCGTCCGCGAGGTGCGGGTGGTCGGCGCGCGGCTGGTCACGCCGGTGGAGATCCGGGACGCCGCGGCGGTGCCGGACGACACGCCGCTGGCCCGGGTGGACCTGGCCGCGACCGCCCGCCGGGTCGGCACGTTGCCGCCGGTGGCCCGCGCCACCGTGGAGCGGGACTGGCCGGGGGCGCTGGTGATCCGGGTGGTCGAGCGGGTGCCGGTCGCGGCGGTGCCGCAGGGTGGGCGCTTCGCCGTCGTCGACGCCGCGGGCGTGGTCTTCCAGCGGGTGGACCGGGTGTCGGAGGGGTTGCCGCTGGTCCGGGTCGCCGCGCCGGGCCCGGACGACCCGGGCACCCGGGCCGGGCTGGCGGTGCTGGCCGCGCTCGGTGACCGGCTGCGCGCCGAGCTGGTCGCGGTGGACGTGGCCGGCCTGGCCCGGATCACGCTGCTGCTGCGCGGCGAGCGGGAGGTCTTCTGGGGCGACGCCTCGCGGAGCGCGGACAAGTCCACGGTGGCCACCGCGCTGCTGCCCCGCAGGGCCGACCGGATCGACGTCAGCGCGCCCGACGTGGTCACGTTCCGGTGA
- the ftsZ gene encoding cell division protein FtsZ, whose protein sequence is MTPPHNYLAVIKVVGIGGGGVNAVNRMIEVGLKGVEFIAINTDAQALLMSDADVKLDVGRELTRGLGAGANPDVGKNAAEDHRDEIEEVLKGADMVFVTCGEGGGTGTGGAPVVANIARKLGALTIGVVTRPFSFEGKRRQVQAEAGIEELRNQCDTLIVIPNDRLLALGDRNISMMDAFRTADQVLLSGVQGITDLITTPGLINLDFADVKSVMSGAGSALMGIGSARGENRAVEAAEAAISSPLLEQSMDGARGVLLSIAGGSDLGLFEINDAAQLVTDAAHPDANIIFGAVIDDALGDEVRVTVIAAGFDGGTPAYKAVDPPRKSNQNPPAQPSAPVSPPATMPAPQQPSRRVLFDDVDVPDFLKNGS, encoded by the coding sequence ATGACACCTCCGCACAACTACCTGGCGGTCATCAAGGTCGTCGGCATCGGGGGTGGCGGCGTGAACGCCGTCAACCGGATGATCGAGGTTGGGCTCAAGGGCGTCGAGTTCATCGCGATCAACACCGACGCGCAGGCGCTGCTGATGAGCGACGCCGACGTCAAGCTGGACGTGGGCCGGGAGCTGACCCGCGGGCTGGGCGCCGGCGCGAACCCGGACGTCGGCAAGAACGCCGCCGAGGACCACCGCGACGAGATCGAGGAGGTGCTCAAGGGCGCCGACATGGTCTTCGTCACCTGCGGCGAGGGCGGCGGCACCGGCACCGGCGGCGCGCCGGTCGTGGCGAACATCGCCCGCAAGCTCGGCGCGCTCACCATCGGCGTGGTCACCCGGCCGTTCTCGTTCGAGGGCAAGCGCCGGCAGGTGCAGGCCGAGGCGGGCATCGAGGAGCTGCGCAACCAGTGCGACACCCTCATCGTGATCCCCAACGACCGGCTGCTCGCCCTCGGTGACCGCAACATCTCCATGATGGACGCCTTCCGCACCGCGGACCAGGTGCTCCTCTCCGGTGTCCAGGGCATCACCGACCTGATCACCACGCCGGGTCTGATCAACCTGGACTTCGCCGACGTGAAGAGCGTGATGAGCGGTGCCGGCAGCGCGCTGATGGGCATCGGCAGCGCCCGCGGCGAGAACCGCGCGGTCGAGGCGGCCGAGGCGGCCATCTCCAGCCCGCTGCTGGAGCAGAGCATGGACGGCGCGCGCGGCGTGCTGCTCTCCATCGCCGGTGGCTCGGACCTCGGCCTGTTCGAGATCAACGACGCGGCGCAGCTGGTCACCGACGCGGCCCACCCGGACGCCAACATCATCTTCGGTGCGGTCATCGACGACGCGCTCGGCGACGAGGTGCGGGTGACCGTGATCGCGGCCGGCTTCGACGGCGGCACGCCCGCCTACAAGGCGGTCGACCCGCCGCGCAAGAGCAACCAGAACCCGCCGGCCCAGCCGAGCGCGCCGGTGAGCCCGCCGGCCACCATGCCGGCCCCGCAGCAGCCGTCGCGCCGGGTGCTCTTCGACGACGTCGACGTGCCCGACTTCCTCAAGAACGGGTCCTGA
- a CDS encoding YggS family pyridoxal phosphate-dependent enzyme — protein MTDSPTAVRPERRAELAAGLARVRARVADACAAAGRDPDEVTLVAVTKTYPAADVVALAGLGVTDVGENRDQEAAPKAAAVAGAGAAPRWHFIGQLQRNKARSVVRYADVVQSVDSVRLAAALDAAASDVRDRPLDVLVQVSIDGDPARGGALPGMADPQRGLDRVAAAVAGTTGLRLAGLMAVAPLGWEPDRAFARLAEVAARLRADHPGATALSAGMSGDLESAIAHGATHVRVGSALLGMRPTLG, from the coding sequence ATGACGGACTCACCCACGGCGGTGCGACCCGAACGTCGCGCCGAGCTCGCGGCCGGCCTGGCCCGGGTGCGCGCCCGGGTCGCCGACGCCTGCGCGGCCGCCGGCCGGGACCCCGACGAGGTCACCCTGGTCGCGGTGACCAAGACCTATCCGGCCGCCGACGTGGTCGCGCTGGCCGGGCTCGGGGTCACCGACGTGGGCGAGAACCGCGACCAGGAGGCGGCGCCCAAGGCGGCGGCGGTGGCCGGCGCCGGCGCGGCCCCGCGCTGGCACTTCATCGGCCAGTTGCAGCGGAACAAGGCCCGCTCGGTCGTCCGGTACGCCGACGTGGTGCAGTCGGTGGACAGCGTCCGGCTCGCCGCCGCGCTGGACGCCGCCGCGTCCGACGTCCGGGATCGGCCGTTGGACGTGCTGGTGCAGGTCAGCATCGACGGTGACCCGGCGCGGGGTGGGGCGCTGCCGGGCATGGCCGACCCGCAGCGGGGCCTCGACCGGGTGGCCGCGGCGGTCGCCGGCACGACCGGGCTGCGGTTGGCCGGCCTGATGGCGGTGGCCCCGCTGGGCTGGGAACCGGACCGGGCGTTCGCCCGGTTGGCCGAGGTGGCGGCGCGGCTGCGGGCGGATCATCCGGGGGCGACGGCGCTGTCGGCGGGGATGAGTGGCGACCTGGAGAGCGCGATCGCTCACGGCGCGACACATGTCCGCGTCGGCAGCGCGTTGCTCGGAATGCGTCCCACGCTGGGGTAG
- the sepF gene encoding cell division protein SepF yields MGALRKAGVWLGLVEEDDERAYEDGGYDKGGYRDSRYRSSRYAEEFADEDDDESEEPPAPRTRSGDRGRLSERASSRAVDSDRSEVERLDRPERAERSSVRSITRSSTGETSGALTYHTRDNLALAPQAPPRERAVAPEEEQRYQITTLHPTTYREARTIGEHFRDGVPVIINLTEMDEADARRLVDFAAGLAFGLRGTIERVTNRVFLLSPANVQVTAEDKAKIAEGGFFSLS; encoded by the coding sequence ATGGGTGCACTGCGCAAGGCGGGGGTCTGGCTCGGTCTCGTCGAGGAGGACGACGAGCGGGCGTACGAGGACGGTGGCTACGACAAGGGTGGCTACCGTGACTCGCGCTACCGGTCGAGCCGGTACGCCGAGGAGTTCGCCGACGAGGACGACGACGAGTCCGAGGAGCCGCCGGCGCCCCGGACCCGCTCCGGTGACCGGGGCCGGCTGTCCGAGCGCGCCTCGAGTCGCGCGGTCGACAGCGACCGGTCCGAGGTCGAGCGCCTGGACCGCCCGGAGCGCGCCGAGCGTTCCAGCGTGCGGTCGATCACCCGGTCCTCGACCGGCGAGACCTCCGGCGCGTTGACCTACCACACGCGGGACAATCTCGCCCTCGCGCCGCAGGCCCCGCCGCGGGAGCGGGCGGTGGCCCCGGAGGAGGAGCAGCGTTACCAGATCACCACGCTGCACCCGACCACCTACCGGGAGGCGCGGACCATCGGCGAGCACTTCCGGGACGGAGTGCCGGTGATCATCAATCTCACCGAGATGGACGAGGCGGACGCCCGCCGACTTGTCGACTTCGCGGCCGGGCTCGCGTTCGGCCTGCGCGGTACGATCGAGCGCGTGACCAACCGGGTGTTCCTGCTCTCACCGGCCAACGTCCAGGTCACCGCGGAGGACAAGGCCAAGATCGCTGAGGGCGGCTTTTTCAGTCTGAGCTAA
- a CDS encoding YggT family protein — protein MLSILFQVLYLLLYFFLLVLLARFVLGAVLAYGRRWQPGRGASAGLEVVWSVTDPPLRALRRVIPPLRIGTVSIDLASLVLLVILFVLMEFVLQRLIVAFA, from the coding sequence GTGTTGTCGATCCTGTTCCAGGTGCTCTACCTGCTGCTCTACTTCTTCCTTCTTGTCCTGTTGGCCCGATTTGTTCTCGGGGCCGTGCTGGCCTACGGTCGCCGGTGGCAACCGGGGCGCGGGGCGTCGGCGGGACTGGAAGTCGTGTGGAGCGTCACTGATCCGCCCCTGCGCGCGTTGAGGCGTGTGATCCCACCACTGCGAATTGGTACCGTGAGCATCGACCTGGCCTCCCTTGTGCTCCTGGTTATCCTGTTCGTGCTGATGGAGTTCGTGTTACAGCGCCTGATCGTGGCGTTCGCCTGA
- a CDS encoding DivIVA domain-containing protein translates to MPLTPADVHNVAFKKPPIGKRGYDEEEVDAFLDEVERELARLIEENNELRAQVERGGRGGAPAGSGGDARLAAELNDVKAQLDRVQRDKAAAEQAARAMQSELEQVRAQGGPAGVTGDGEQQALRVLMMAQRTADDHVSDARREADSLLSEARSKAEEVTREARAKADALERDARQRHQEAMGGLDAKRTALQKHIEELKQFEREYRTRLKAYLESQLRDLDGRGQGLEVEMNRAEGTRAAGGSNGLATAGLAGSYGGGRGGSLESGR, encoded by the coding sequence ATGCCGCTGACCCCGGCCGACGTCCACAACGTCGCCTTCAAAAAGCCGCCGATCGGCAAGCGGGGGTATGACGAGGAGGAGGTTGACGCCTTCCTGGACGAGGTCGAGCGTGAGCTGGCCCGTCTGATCGAGGAGAACAACGAGCTGCGCGCCCAGGTGGAGCGCGGCGGTCGGGGTGGCGCACCCGCCGGCTCCGGCGGCGACGCCCGTCTCGCGGCGGAGCTCAACGACGTCAAGGCCCAGCTCGACCGGGTGCAGCGGGACAAGGCGGCCGCCGAGCAGGCGGCCCGGGCGATGCAGTCCGAGCTGGAGCAGGTTCGCGCCCAGGGCGGCCCGGCAGGGGTTACCGGCGACGGCGAGCAGCAGGCGCTGCGCGTGCTCATGATGGCCCAGCGCACCGCCGACGACCACGTCTCCGACGCCCGGCGCGAGGCCGACAGCCTGCTCTCCGAGGCGCGGTCCAAGGCCGAGGAGGTCACCCGCGAGGCGCGGGCCAAGGCCGACGCCCTCGAGCGGGACGCCCGTCAGCGGCACCAGGAGGCCATGGGCGGCCTGGACGCCAAGCGCACCGCGCTGCAGAAGCACATCGAGGAGCTCAAGCAGTTCGAGCGCGAGTACCGCACCCGCCTCAAGGCATACCTGGAGAGCCAGCTGCGCGACCTCGACGGTCGTGGCCAGGGCCTCGAGGTCGAGATGAACCGCGCCGAGGGCACCCGTGCCGCCGGCGGCAGCAACGGCCTCGCCACCGCCGGCCTCGCCGGCTCCTACGGCGGCGGCCGCGGCGGCTCGCTCGAGTCCGGCCGCTGA
- a CDS encoding DUF167 domain-containing protein, translating to MTTTGPPLAVAVRVKPGAARARVGGRFDGPYGPALVVAVHAPAVDGRATEAARRALADALGVRPAAVSLRSGAASRDKLFLVERPADGLPEALRRLRDGSAG from the coding sequence ATGACGACCACGGGCCCCCCGCTCGCCGTCGCCGTGCGCGTGAAGCCCGGCGCGGCCCGGGCCCGGGTCGGCGGCCGTTTCGACGGGCCGTACGGTCCCGCGCTCGTGGTCGCCGTGCACGCGCCGGCGGTGGACGGCCGGGCCACCGAGGCGGCCCGGCGGGCGCTCGCCGACGCGCTCGGCGTCCGGCCGGCGGCGGTGTCGCTGCGGTCCGGCGCCGCCAGTCGCGACAAGCTCTTCCTGGTCGAGCGCCCGGCCGACGGGCTGCCCGAGGCGCTGCGCCGGCTGCGCGACGGCAGCGCCGGGTGA
- a CDS encoding potassium/proton antiporter, with amino-acid sequence MTPGLNLALLVGAAVLLVAVGAVRFSTRLGVPSLLVYLALGVLIGEAGLGIDFDDVELTRVLGFCALIVIIAEGGLSARWSLLRPVLGLSAALSTVGVVVSIAVVGAVVHLVLGLDWRLALLYGAVLSSTDAAAVFATLRRLRLPPRLVATLEAESGMNDAPVVLLVLLLSRAGVEAAHPWWYEVLLLGYELGAGVAVGVGAGLAGRYALRRAALPSAGLYPIAVVGFTVLAYAAGSALHASGFLAVYVAGVLLGNSRLPHRQAILGFADGLAWLAQIGLFVLLGLLVSPSRLDAAVLPAVITGLALLLLARPLSVAVSALPFRVPLREQLFLSWAGLRGAVPIVLATIPLSLRVPGADRLFDAVFVLVVIFTLLQAGTLAPAARRLRVTAPAEPSEILLENAPLERMRADLLQLEVPAGSRLAGVHVDELRLPVGAAVTLVLRDGVGFVPGPDARLKVGDSLLIVATAGVRDEAERRLRAVSRRGRLARWFGEYGEDRTG; translated from the coding sequence ATGACCCCCGGGCTGAACCTCGCGCTGCTGGTGGGCGCGGCCGTGCTGCTGGTCGCGGTGGGCGCGGTGCGCTTCTCCACCCGGCTCGGCGTGCCCAGCCTGCTGGTCTACCTGGCGCTCGGCGTGCTCATCGGCGAGGCCGGGCTGGGCATCGACTTCGACGACGTCGAGCTGACCCGGGTGCTCGGCTTCTGCGCGCTCATCGTGATCATCGCCGAGGGCGGGCTGAGCGCGCGGTGGAGCCTGCTGCGTCCGGTGCTCGGCCTGTCGGCCGCGCTCTCCACGGTGGGCGTGGTGGTGAGCATCGCGGTCGTCGGTGCGGTGGTGCACCTGGTGCTCGGCCTGGACTGGCGGCTGGCCCTGCTCTACGGCGCGGTGCTCTCGTCCACCGACGCCGCGGCGGTCTTCGCCACCCTGCGTCGGCTGCGCCTGCCGCCGCGCCTGGTGGCCACGCTGGAGGCCGAGTCCGGGATGAACGACGCCCCGGTGGTGCTGCTGGTGCTGCTGCTGTCCCGCGCCGGCGTGGAGGCCGCCCACCCCTGGTGGTACGAGGTGCTGCTGCTCGGCTACGAGCTGGGGGCCGGCGTGGCGGTCGGAGTCGGCGCGGGGCTGGCCGGGCGGTACGCGCTGCGGCGCGCCGCGCTGCCCTCGGCGGGTCTCTACCCGATCGCGGTGGTCGGCTTCACCGTCCTGGCGTACGCGGCCGGCTCGGCGCTGCACGCCTCGGGTTTCCTCGCGGTCTACGTGGCCGGGGTGCTGCTCGGCAACTCCCGTCTCCCGCACCGCCAGGCGATCCTCGGCTTCGCCGACGGGTTGGCCTGGTTGGCCCAGATCGGCCTGTTCGTGCTGCTGGGCCTGCTCGTCTCGCCGAGCCGGCTGGACGCCGCGGTGCTGCCGGCGGTGATCACCGGGCTGGCCCTGCTGCTGCTGGCCCGGCCGCTGTCGGTGGCGGTCTCCGCGTTGCCGTTCCGCGTCCCGCTGCGCGAGCAGCTCTTCCTCTCCTGGGCCGGGCTGCGCGGCGCGGTGCCGATCGTGCTGGCCACCATCCCGCTGTCGCTGCGGGTGCCGGGCGCGGACCGGCTCTTCGACGCGGTCTTCGTGCTGGTGGTGATCTTCACGCTGCTCCAGGCCGGCACGCTCGCCCCGGCGGCCCGCCGGTTGCGGGTGACCGCGCCGGCCGAGCCGAGCGAGATCCTGCTGGAGAACGCCCCGCTGGAGCGGATGCGGGCCGACCTGCTCCAGTTGGAGGTGCCCGCCGGCTCCCGGCTGGCCGGGGTGCACGTGGACGAGCTTCGGCTGCCGGTGGGCGCCGCGGTCACGCTGGTGCTGCGGGACGGGGTCGGTTTCGTGCCCGGCCCGGACGCCCGGCTGAAGGTGGGGGACAGCCTGCTGATCGTCGCGACGGCCGGGGTGCGGGACGAGGCGGAGCGTCGGCTGCGGGCGGTGAGTCGACGGGGTCGCCTGGCCCGGTGGTTTGGGGAGTACGGCGAGGACCGCACCGGCTGA